One window of the Rhodothermales bacterium genome contains the following:
- a CDS encoding Uma2 family endonuclease, with protein sequence MPPDTSYTYEDFALLPEGAPYQLIDGQLVVSPSPSTYHQTLLLRLASRIHRFCEDSGQGTAFIAPIDVYLSDTDVYQPDLVVVRAGGLAIVEPRLIRGAPDLVVEILSPSTAYYDLHQKKTAYERHGVVEYWVVDPIEQSVEVFERGHEGFVLLQRSAGAEAATSRCLSGFHVELESLFQG encoded by the coding sequence ATGCCGCCCGATACGTCTTATACCTATGAGGACTTCGCCCTTCTCCCCGAGGGGGCGCCTTATCAACTCATAGACGGACAACTCGTCGTGTCGCCATCGCCATCCACCTATCATCAGACGCTTCTACTCCGTCTCGCCTCCCGCATCCATCGCTTTTGTGAGGACTCAGGACAGGGAACGGCCTTCATCGCACCCATCGATGTCTACCTCTCCGACACCGATGTCTACCAGCCGGATCTGGTCGTCGTCCGGGCCGGCGGGCTCGCCATCGTCGAACCCCGGCTCATACGGGGCGCCCCCGACCTGGTGGTCGAGATCCTCTCCCCGTCGACCGCCTACTACGATCTCCACCAGAAAAAAACGGCCTACGAGCGGCACGGGGTGGTGGAATACTGGGTGGTCGACCCGATCGAGCAATCGGTAGAGGTATTCGAGCGTGGGCACGAGGGGTTTGTGCTCCTCCAGCGGTCCGCCGGCGCGGAAGCCGCCACCTCCCGATGCCTGTCGGGATTCCACGTCGAACTCGAATCCCTCTTCCAGGGTTAA
- a CDS encoding LptE family protein: MTYKDPSPVSRFPSPVSRFPFPVPPFYHFPFYLLPFTFCLSFAGCGFYSFTGASIPENIQTIAIPQVVDNSLNTFPTLGDQMTELLINRFVRQTRLSLVENEDEADAVLTVELQRYTNAPSAVSGEERAALNRVSLTSAVVYIDRSGADEKELLRRSFTSFEEYDPVNLDDEEVAAIAALQNLADDIFTAATSNW; the protein is encoded by the coding sequence GTGACCTATAAAGATCCGTCTCCCGTTTCCCGTTTCCCGTCTCCCGTTTCCCGTTTCCCGTTTCCCGTTCCCCCGTTTTACCATTTCCCGTTTTACCTTTTACCTTTTACCTTTTGCCTTTCCTTCGCCGGTTGTGGTTTTTACAGCTTCACCGGCGCCTCCATTCCCGAGAACATCCAGACGATCGCCATCCCGCAAGTGGTCGATAACAGCCTTAACACGTTCCCCACGCTGGGTGATCAGATGACGGAGTTGCTGATCAACCGCTTCGTACGGCAGACGCGCCTGTCGCTGGTCGAAAACGAAGACGAAGCGGATGCCGTGCTGACCGTCGAACTCCAGCGCTACACCAACGCTCCCTCCGCCGTCAGCGGTGAAGAACGCGCCGCCCTCAACCGCGTCAGCCTTACCTCCGCCGTCGTTTACATCGACCGCTCGGGCGCGGACGAAAAAGAGCTCCTCCGGCGCTCCTTCACCAGCTTCGAGGAGTACGACCCCGTCAACCTCGACGACGAGGAAGTCGCCGCCATAGCCGCCCTCCAGAACCTCGCCGACGACATCTTCACCGCCGCCACGTCGAACTGGTGA
- the miaB gene encoding tRNA (N6-isopentenyl adenosine(37)-C2)-methylthiotransferase MiaB, with amino-acid sequence MNPISDIGILDDLDAPRAAGLEAPGARLVYLETYGCQMNVSDSEIVASVLREQGFGLTRNADEADVVLINTCAIRDNAEQKVRQRLATFRSEKRRGRRGLTLGVLGCMAERLRHKLLDEEQLVDLVVGPDAYRDLPNLLNASRESGQAAVNVQLSREETYADINPVRYDSNGISAFVSIMRGCDNMCSFCVVPFTRGRERSRPATSILDECKQLVDQGFREVTVLGQNVNSYRADDTGGGVSFAELLYRISLLSPDLRIRYSTSHPKDCSDELLHVHRERANVCNFIHLPVQHGNTEVLARMRRTYTRDEYLALIDRARAIVPGVSFSTDIIAGFCGETEAEHRDTLSLMEHVGYDSAFMFIYSERPDTYAARKYTDDIPIDVKKRRLGEIIEVQNRLSLVSNQAEVGRRHTVLVEGPSKRDANQLCGRTDTNKMVIFDRAGLAPGDYAEVIITGCTSATLFGAIA; translated from the coding sequence ATGAACCCCATTTCCGACATCGGCATTCTCGACGATCTGGACGCCCCCCGCGCCGCCGGCCTGGAAGCGCCCGGCGCCCGGCTGGTGTATCTGGAGACGTACGGCTGCCAGATGAACGTGTCGGACTCCGAGATCGTCGCCTCCGTGCTCCGTGAGCAGGGGTTTGGCCTCACCCGGAATGCCGACGAGGCCGATGTCGTGCTCATCAACACCTGCGCCATCCGCGACAACGCCGAGCAGAAGGTGCGGCAGCGGCTCGCCACCTTCCGGTCCGAAAAACGCCGCGGCCGGCGTGGCCTGACGCTGGGCGTCCTCGGGTGCATGGCCGAGCGGCTGCGGCACAAGCTGCTGGACGAAGAGCAGCTCGTCGACCTCGTCGTCGGCCCCGACGCGTACCGGGATCTGCCCAACCTTCTGAACGCCTCCCGGGAAAGCGGCCAGGCCGCCGTCAACGTCCAACTCTCCCGCGAGGAGACGTACGCGGACATCAACCCTGTGCGTTATGACTCGAACGGCATTTCGGCCTTTGTGTCCATCATGCGCGGATGCGACAACATGTGTTCGTTCTGCGTAGTGCCCTTCACCCGCGGGCGCGAGCGCAGCCGGCCGGCGACAAGCATCCTCGACGAGTGTAAGCAGCTCGTCGATCAGGGCTTCAGGGAGGTGACGGTGCTCGGTCAGAACGTCAATTCCTACCGAGCGGACGACACCGGCGGCGGCGTCTCGTTCGCTGAATTACTCTACCGCATCAGCCTCCTGTCGCCGGATCTGCGGATCCGCTACTCGACGAGCCACCCCAAAGACTGCTCCGACGAGCTGCTGCACGTCCACCGCGAGCGCGCGAACGTCTGCAACTTCATCCACCTGCCCGTCCAGCACGGCAACACCGAGGTGCTGGCCCGCATGCGCCGCACCTACACGCGGGACGAGTACCTGGCCCTCATCGACCGCGCCCGCGCCATCGTGCCGGGCGTGTCGTTTTCGACGGACATCATCGCCGGCTTCTGCGGCGAGACCGAGGCCGAGCACCGGGACACGCTCAGCCTGATGGAACACGTGGGCTACGACAGCGCCTTCATGTTCATCTACTCCGAGCGGCCGGATACCTACGCGGCGCGTAAATACACCGACGACATCCCGATCGACGTCAAGAAGCGCCGGCTCGGGGAGATCATCGAGGTGCAGAACCGACTGTCGCTGGTCAGTAACCAGGCCGAGGTCGGGCGCCGGCACACCGTCCTCGTCGAGGGCCCGAGCAAACGCGACGCGAACCAGCTGTGCGGGCGCACGGATACCAACAAGATGGTGATCTTCGACCGCGCCGGCCTCGCGCCGGGCGACTATGCCGAGGTCATCATCACCGGCTGCACATCGGCCACCCTGTTTGGCGCCATTGCCTAG
- a CDS encoding riboflavin synthase, which translates to MFTGIIEEVGRIAGVEDLGGGRRLHVEASFAPQLRPDESVAINGACMTVVQVDGLSFDVVVVEESLRKTTLGDFTAGLRVNLERAMRMDGRMDGHFVQGHVDATGVVEEVVEEVTNRLYRIRFAPEYAGYLVPQGSVAIDGISLTIARLERDTLTVAIIPHTLAHANVPAWTPGARVNLEFDMIGKYIVRFLEHRGRDPETMS; encoded by the coding sequence ATGTTTACGGGCATTATCGAAGAAGTCGGCCGGATCGCCGGCGTGGAAGACCTGGGCGGGGGGCGGCGTCTGCATGTCGAGGCGTCGTTTGCCCCGCAGCTCCGGCCGGACGAAAGCGTGGCCATCAACGGGGCGTGTATGACGGTGGTTCAGGTCGACGGCCTTTCATTCGACGTCGTCGTCGTCGAGGAATCCCTCCGCAAGACCACCCTCGGCGACTTCACCGCCGGCCTGCGGGTCAACCTCGAACGCGCCATGCGGATGGACGGCCGGATGGACGGGCATTTCGTGCAGGGCCATGTGGACGCGACCGGCGTCGTGGAAGAGGTCGTCGAAGAGGTCACCAACCGCCTCTACCGGATCCGGTTTGCACCGGAGTACGCCGGCTACCTCGTGCCGCAGGGCTCCGTCGCGATCGACGGGATCAGCCTCACTATCGCGCGGCTGGAGCGCGACACCCTCACCGTCGCCATCATCCCCCATACCCTGGCCCACGCCAACGTGCCGGCGTGGACGCCCGGCGCGCGGGTCAATCTCGAGTTCGACATGATCGGAAAATACATCGTCCGGTTCCTCGAACACCGAGGAAGGGATCCCGAGACGATGAGTTGA
- a CDS encoding sigma-54 dependent transcriptional regulator: MDRESVQERFGIVGTSAAIRHVIDQMRLVARTEVNVLIQGESGVGKEVIARAIHEMGTRRHKALVIVNCGAIPEGLIESELFGAEKGAYTGATDRRSGHFEEADGGSIFLDEIGEMPLAAQVRLLRVLETGEFSRVGSSTVMKSDARVIAATNKDLGKEVQAGRFREDLYYRISTIIIQIPPLRDRQEDILPIFESYLHQFARKYNSPMRRLDEEARRMLLRYRWPGNVRELRNLAEQVIVLINRDLLGVEDIRSFLRGVTVSGASSEIVPSLRTASRVESEGDDRGRELIYRALLELRLEIRDLKEHIGRLTQGVRVPKSAESMETAEYEQTNGPLVIVRDGAGDDTFSSMAEEVTYELEPTLVHGRPLLGSGAPRPMEEPNGEVEVDDPVFPTLESAEQTLIAEALKYYKGNRRQTARALGISERTLYRKLKEIDEEE, from the coding sequence ATGGATAGAGAATCCGTTCAAGAACGATTCGGTATCGTCGGCACGTCGGCCGCAATCCGCCACGTGATCGACCAGATGCGGCTGGTCGCGCGAACGGAGGTGAACGTCTTGATCCAGGGCGAAAGCGGCGTGGGGAAAGAGGTAATCGCCAGGGCGATCCACGAGATGGGCACGCGCCGGCATAAAGCGCTGGTCATCGTCAACTGCGGCGCCATCCCCGAAGGTCTCATCGAATCCGAGCTGTTTGGCGCTGAAAAAGGGGCCTACACCGGCGCCACCGACCGACGGAGCGGCCATTTCGAGGAGGCGGACGGAGGGAGCATCTTCCTGGACGAAATCGGCGAGATGCCGCTGGCGGCCCAGGTGCGGCTACTGCGCGTGCTTGAGACGGGCGAGTTTTCCCGAGTGGGGTCATCGACGGTGATGAAGTCGGATGCCCGGGTGATCGCCGCGACCAACAAAGACCTCGGCAAGGAGGTCCAGGCCGGCCGCTTTCGGGAGGACCTCTACTACCGGATCAGCACGATCATCATCCAGATCCCCCCGCTGCGGGATCGCCAGGAAGACATCCTGCCCATCTTCGAGAGCTACCTCCACCAGTTCGCCAGGAAGTACAACTCCCCCATGCGCCGGCTGGACGAGGAGGCACGTCGCATGTTGTTGCGGTACCGCTGGCCCGGCAACGTCCGCGAATTGCGCAACCTGGCCGAACAGGTCATCGTCCTCATCAACCGGGACCTGTTGGGCGTGGAGGACATCCGCTCGTTCTTGCGCGGCGTGACCGTGTCCGGGGCGTCGAGCGAGATCGTCCCGTCTCTCCGTACCGCGAGCCGGGTGGAAAGCGAGGGCGACGACCGCGGCCGCGAGTTGATTTATCGCGCCCTGCTGGAATTGCGGTTGGAGATTCGCGATCTGAAAGAGCACATCGGGCGTCTGACGCAGGGTGTGCGGGTCCCCAAAAGCGCCGAATCGATGGAAACGGCCGAGTACGAACAAACAAACGGCCCGCTGGTCATTGTTCGCGACGGCGCCGGCGATGACACGTTTTCGTCGATGGCCGAAGAGGTGACCTACGAACTGGAGCCAACCCTTGTGCACGGCCGGCCGCTCCTTGGCAGCGGCGCCCCCCGCCCGATGGAGGAGCCGAACGGGGAGGTCGAAGTCGACGATCCGGTTTTTCCGACCCTCGAATCCGCCGAGCAAACGCTAATCGCTGAGGCGCTGAAATACTACAAGGGCAACCGCCGGCAAACCGCGCGCGCGCTGGGCATCAGCGAACGGACCCTGTACCGCAAGCTAAAGGAGATCGATGAAGAAGAGTAG